In a single window of the Atlantibacter hermannii genome:
- the ynbA gene encoding phosphatidylglycerophosphate synthase, with translation MTLYAIKPAFQRLLRPLVYKMHAREITANQVTLFATVVSLLLGAVLVLFPAPLMFICLPCYLFIRMALNAIDGMLAREYNQQTTTGAILNETGDIISDAALYLPFAFLPGVVPALVVLTVLLAWLTEFCGILHQALTGQRDYRGPLGKSDRALLFGAAGLLVAFFPSSAHYLNVILVVAALLLIRTCYNRCRNAIEEKNDRA, from the coding sequence ATGACGCTTTATGCTATTAAGCCCGCTTTTCAACGCCTTTTGCGGCCCCTCGTCTACAAAATGCATGCCAGAGAAATAACGGCAAACCAGGTAACACTGTTCGCTACCGTCGTTTCTCTGTTATTAGGCGCCGTTTTAGTCCTGTTTCCCGCCCCATTAATGTTTATTTGCCTGCCCTGTTATCTGTTTATTCGTATGGCGTTAAACGCCATCGACGGCATGCTCGCCAGAGAATACAACCAGCAGACCACGACTGGCGCCATTCTTAATGAAACGGGCGATATTATTTCTGACGCCGCACTCTACCTTCCCTTCGCTTTTCTGCCGGGCGTGGTACCGGCTCTGGTCGTGCTGACGGTGTTACTCGCCTGGCTGACGGAGTTTTGCGGCATCCTGCATCAAGCCCTCACCGGGCAGAGAGACTATCGCGGTCCGCTCGGTAAAAGCGATCGAGCTTTACTCTTCGGCGCGGCGGGCCTCCTCGTTGCGTTTTTCCCCTCCAGTGCGCATTACCTCAACGTTATTTTGGTTGTCGCCGCGTTGCTGCTGATCCGTACCTGTTACAACCGTTGTCGGAACGCCATTGAGGAAAAAAATGACCGAGCTTAA
- the ynbB gene encoding membrane associated CTP-phosphosubstrate transferase yields the protein MSFLSLKEYLTLCPTRRADSIPLLWLYAAIPVQYVWAGMAWYGMFIIFIPVYVFLFLPVRMVLVGETKGFLHSAAVMHWGMMTTVFALSHVAFLRVLPEQQAGAGVLLVIFLVGLTETNDIAQYLWGKGLGRIKITPAVSPNKTLGGLLGGVGTTTLFAGIMGPLLTPMDVVHSLFAGALIGLSGFCGDVVMSAIKRDFGVKDSGKLIPGHGGILDRLDSLIYTAPLFFHFYYYFYA from the coding sequence GTGAGTTTCCTGTCATTAAAAGAATATCTCACCCTTTGTCCTACCCGTCGTGCCGACAGCATTCCTCTGCTGTGGCTGTATGCGGCCATCCCTGTTCAGTATGTGTGGGCGGGAATGGCCTGGTACGGCATGTTCATCATATTTATTCCGGTTTATGTGTTTTTATTTCTTCCTGTCAGGATGGTGCTGGTCGGCGAGACAAAAGGATTTCTTCATTCTGCCGCCGTCATGCACTGGGGGATGATGACAACGGTATTCGCGCTCAGCCATGTCGCTTTTTTGCGTGTATTACCTGAGCAACAAGCCGGCGCAGGCGTATTACTGGTTATTTTTCTGGTGGGTTTAACCGAAACCAACGACATCGCCCAGTATCTCTGGGGTAAAGGTTTAGGAAGGATAAAAATCACACCAGCGGTTAGCCCTAATAAAACCCTGGGGGGATTACTCGGCGGAGTGGGGACCACCACACTGTTCGCCGGGATAATGGGGCCACTCTTAACGCCGATGGATGTTGTTCACTCTCTCTTTGCGGGTGCGCTTATTGGATTAAGCGGCTTTTGTGGCGATGTCGTGATGTCGGCGATTAAACGCGATTTTGGGGTTAAAGATTCCGGCAAATTAATACCGGGTCATGGCGGCATTCTGGACCGCCTCGATTCGCTCATTTATACCGCACCGCTGTTTTTCCATTTCTATTATTACTTTTACGCGTAA
- a CDS encoding 2-acyl-glycerophospho-ethanolamine acyltransferase, whose protein sequence is MTRLLRWIFTLCIAWPLVWIWLGVSVTNRKKLPIKGPAIVVANHNSHLDVLTLFTLFPLTTLVNVQPVAAADYFLKNKCMAWFALNVIGIIPVQRHGRTANPLAPCIDALAQQKILILFPEGTRGEPGVMSEFKSGIWHLCQSQPDVPVIPVYLHGLDCAMGKGQKIPVPFFIDIYVDDPLFYHADKAVFKQTLLQRFLDLQQQATRKEP, encoded by the coding sequence ATGACTCGCCTGTTACGCTGGATATTTACGCTATGCATCGCCTGGCCGCTGGTCTGGATTTGGCTGGGGGTTTCGGTCACCAACCGAAAAAAACTGCCCATAAAAGGCCCCGCTATCGTTGTTGCGAATCATAACAGCCATCTGGATGTACTGACGTTATTCACGCTGTTTCCTTTAACGACGCTGGTGAATGTACAGCCCGTCGCCGCCGCAGATTACTTCCTGAAAAACAAGTGCATGGCCTGGTTTGCGCTTAACGTCATCGGCATCATCCCTGTCCAGCGCCATGGCCGAACGGCGAATCCATTAGCGCCGTGCATTGATGCGTTAGCACAACAAAAAATCCTCATTCTGTTTCCGGAAGGGACGCGCGGAGAACCGGGCGTAATGTCTGAGTTCAAATCGGGTATCTGGCATCTCTGTCAGTCGCAGCCTGATGTCCCGGTGATCCCGGTCTATTTGCACGGTCTGGACTGCGCCATGGGCAAAGGCCAAAAAATACCGGTTCCCTTTTTCATCGATATTTACGTCGATGACCCGCTTTTTTATCACGCCGACAAAGCCGTATTTAAACAAACGTTACTGCAACGTTTTCTCGATTTACAGCAACAAGCCACAAGGAAAGAACCATGA